The genomic DNA CATCAAACCACATGGCAGGCAGGACAACCCTCTAAAAAGTCTGCATTGACTTATCCTTTGATTGAAAACATGGGGATTAGGCAGAGTGTTGCAAGATTTTATTGGTTAGAGGCAGGAAGCCAGACCAAGAAATTATGGGTCATCttcaaaaaaacaacagaggTACGGAGCTTCTTGAGCACAGACCTTGCTGGAGAGCATCTCCAAGAATATTTTTCCAGCGGGAATGACAAACGAGAGCATCTAATGCACTGGCTGTAGATGTCATAATACCCACAATATCCCTGGCCCATTTTGCTAGTTTTTCATGCCATGGCAGATAACCACAACATCTGATCATCACAAGGAGCAACAATAACACGAAGAGCCTTCTGGGTCTCCATTTCTGCATAGGGATTTCTCTCAGAAAGGGTTCCCAAAGCCACCAGCCAGGCTGGGGTGTCAGCTCTTGGCCTGGAAGTTGGGCTCCCCCCAGaaggaatttgttttcaaaagattCAGATCATGAGGCTCTGtattcagtgtttttatttggTTCTAATAGGAGAGATCCTGACTCACCTTTCTTTTATCCTGATTCTAGTGAAATACCTCCTGCTACACAGGAGTTGCTGATACAGATGGGTAAGAGAGGGGGGTCTGGACTATTGCATTTATGGAGCAGTTAGGGAGGAAATCTAGTACATATTTGAAGAGACTACCGTGAGTGTTGCAGAGCTGCCCATTGCTGCTCAAGAAAGCCATAGCTGAGCATTGGCAGTCACCTGAAACTTTGATCCATTCCTTGCAAAGTACACTCTCAAGATTCAGAAGTGCAAAGGGCTAAAGAAACAACCAGCACACCATTGCTGTGCAAGTAGTTTAGATGTTAGTTATTATCGCTGTTGTAGAAACTTTCCTCCTTGTTTGGTGTTTTGCACACCCTGGTTGTAAGGCACCCAGTTTTCCCTATGCAGGAGGAACCTGGTAACTCCTGAATAAATCCAGAGGCTTTGAGGCAGTTGATATGGAGGGCACCTGCTCTCTTCCTTGCTGGGGCCAGCCCACAAATCCGTGAAGGAGCTGCTAGGAGGACAGGTTCATCCATGGAATAGAGCTGGGAGGGGGTTCCTGCTGTCACCGTGGTGCCCCACTGTGTCCCTGCTTGTGCCTGCCTGTGTCTCTGGTTCCGAGTGTGCAGAGGTGTGTTCGGGGATCCCACCCTGAGTGGCTCTTGCTCAAAAAGGTCATTGCCAAGATAAAGCAAATCCAGGGCAGGATGCTCAGGGATGTGATGAGAAGAGACTCAAAGGTGTGAAGACTTGGCTGTTTGGAAAAGAGGTCTGCTAAACTCTGATACACAGGGGAATGAAAGGGAAGGAATGCCATTTACTTCATCTGTTTCTTATCTAATTTTCCTAGATGAACACCCAAGTCCCAAGGCTAGCTGGGTCTTTGGTTTGGCCTGAGACAGCTGTCCTGCTGCTTCAGCAATTGTTTCAGTGGTCGCAAGCGTGGAAAATGAGATTGGAAATGGCTTCGTGCACTGGAAAAGGTATTTCTGTGCTTCCTGCTGAGCTCGCCAGCCTTGTGCAGTCCTCGGGGTCTGAGTTCCTTCAGGTCCTGAGCTTCCTGGAGGTGTGGAAAACCAGCTGCTGAGCCCCACGAAGAGGACACTCTCATCTGAtttccccctgctccagctgacTCTTTGAGTGATGTGCAGAAGAGGAGCGTGCCCAGGCCTAATCCCAGAGTCCCCAACCTCCCAGGCACATTCCGGGGCAAAGTCTGGAGTCAGTTCCTTGCAGCAAAATGCAGCTTGGCACAAGGTTTGCTTCCTTGGGGAGAGTCAAATCCAGGGCTAGGAACTGAATCACTCTCTGCAACCTTCCTTCTCTGAGCTGCTGAAGTGCAGAGAGTGAGGAGaaaggaggtagaggagtcaCCAAGAAGAGcccaggaaaagaaattatgaaatacTCTGTCAAAAGCTTCTGGCTGTCATGAGAGAGTTAACAAATCCAGGGGCTGTCAGCTGAAGGGGAGAGAAAGTGCCTGGGCCCACTGCAGAGCTCCCAGGAGGCACAATTCCCCTTTGCAATAATTCTGCCTGAGTCTCCGTGGCACAGAAAGCTTCCAGTGAACCTCTCTGGCAGCCGCTCTCCTCTGCCCATCACCTGATGCTGCAGTCTCTCCGCAAGCAGCAGAGGGGAGACCGTGACTCAGAGAGCTGTGCTGATAGAAAGCAAAAGGGGAAGAAGCTTCAGAGCTTCTTGCCTGTGGATAGTCAGAGCATCAGCGTGTTGGCCGGCCACACTGCTGGTCCTGGTGGCCTCTGGCCACATGTAGGATGCTTCAGTGAACGGGAAGGTCTGCCTGGACCGTGGTGTTGCAGGGACTGGCCGTTGACCCTCTCCCATCTCTCAGGCCACCAAGGAGAGGGCTTTCCTGGCAGCACCATAGTGCTGCTGCAGTTCTTGCCCCAAGGAGACTACTCCGGAGTCAGGATTCAGCCCCCCGCGGCCTCTCCTCCATCCCGCTGCGCACGCAATGTGTTACGCGGGTCTAGTTTAGGGACCTTCTCGCTGCAGAAGCATTGCAGTTTGGTGGCCATGCCTGAATCTGGGCAGCAACACACATGGTGACGGTTGCTTTCAAAGCCTCCTGTGACTGGATGTGACCTTTCCCCATGCACGTCCAGAGCCAAAGAACCATCTTTCAGGGGACGCTTCAGCCTCTCAGGTAAGGCTGCGTGTGGTTAGGTCAGGATTTTGGGACTCTTGCTGATGCTGTCTGACCCAAGGTGCCCAGCAGGATCCCCATGAGAAGGGACGTCTCCGAGGATGCCGTGCGCAGGCTCTGTAGAGAAGAGGGCGAGTGGGAAAGGGGCCAGGAAAACTGATACTAACCCTGACTCCTAAACCACCTGCACTGTGTATAATCGTCCTTACACGCATTGCTGGGGCTGGATTTCCCAGGCTGCATAAACACCCCCCGTTCCCTCGAGGAGGCATTTGCTCCAAGCATGACCAAGCACCCTCCTATCCTCCATCAACCCCATGGCTGCCCTCCCCTCTCTCCAGCAGGCCCTGGGGTTCCCCCTCCATCAGTCCCCTGCTCTGGGCCGAGAGTGCTGCTGCCTGTCATGTTTCTCCTGCACCTTTCGGCAGCGCTGGGAGCAGCCGGGGGGCTGCAAAGCAACCACCAAACTTCACCTCCACACTTGTTTTTGCAGCCACAGGATCTGGGCTTGGTGGccgggagggaggagagggagggaaatgcCATGGGCAGCAGGCTGCGTGGGAATTCGTATGGATGGGTTAGTCTGGAGGCAGAGACTGttgggcagaggcaggcagcGATGGGATGGAGAGGttgcagagagacagacagacagacagacagacgtgGAGCCCGTGGGACGCTGCACTGGCAGGAGGGTTTGGGTAATCGAGCCGGGTAGCTTCAtggaaacgggggggggggggggggggggagagggggggaagttGGTGAAACTTTTTCCTTATTTCATCGTTCTTACGGTTTTTAACCCGAggtactttttttccctgcagagagagagaagggggggagggaaggctcCGGTTCACACCCGGGCTCGGGTCTGCTCtgctccccacacccccccgggGGAAACCCAGCCCGGAGCTGCGGGCAGGGGTCGGGCAAGAGCCGGGCAGGAGCCGGGCAGATgtcaggcaggggctgggcagagccGACCGGGAGGATGCAGCCGGGGCCGTACCGTACCGTGCCGAGCCGGGCCCCGGGGCTGCTCGAcggcggccgccccggggcaGGAGCGGGTCCCGgctcccgcagccccgctccggcccggctcgcctccccccgccgccggtgCGGGGCCGGAGGGAGCCCGGAgcgtcgtcccgtccccccccatccccatctcccgtccccgccggggggggggggggggcgcggcgcaGCCGTGAGGCCCCCCGGGGCTGCgcggtgccggggcggggggggggggggggtgagtcccgatttttttggggggggggggggggggtacaaccggggggggggggtgagctcACTGCCCGGGGGGCGGGCGGTGGGAGGTGCCTCCCGAGAGCCGTCCAATaagcgggcgggggggcgggggggccgggctATAATGCCATTGATGCCGGGCGGCGGAGCCAGACAATACCGCGCCCCCGGAGCCGGGCTGCCCGGAgcgcccctgcccctgccccgctccTCGCCCACCATGATGTCCATGAACAGCAAGCAGGCGTTCAGCATGCACCCCATCCTGCACGAGCCCAAGTACCCCCACCTGCACACCAGCTCCGAAGCCATCCGCAgagcctgcctgcccgccccccAGGTAAGCCGCACCTCGGCGGGGGTctgcttcccacccaccccccaaccccttccccagggtgggttttgggggggtccgCACCCTCCCGGACCGCGCTGCCTTCCGCCCTCCCCGACTTACTTCGGCAGCCGACGGGTTCcgtctgggtttgggttttgtttaggtgttttgttttttttttggggggggggggtccccctctctcctccaggcCGGTTGGTCCGGTGGGTTGGGGGCTGTTCCCGCCGCCGAGGGTGCTCGGAGCGgggaaaggggctgggggagccgggGGAAGAGCTGGCAGGTCCGTCCCGGGCTGGGAGAGAGCAGCCGTCTTGCCCAACTCGGCCGTGCCAGCCGGTAGAGCAGAGGCTCTGCGGGACGCCCCCCGGCTTCCCCCCGCTCTGCGGCTGCTCTCTTTTTTGGGGAGGTCGCCCCAGAGGGAAGGGTGGGTGCCCGGGGTCCAGCACCCTGCTCCTGGCCCttttatttgggggggtgggggggggagtggaacTCAGTTCATCTTACCTGTCCCAGGGGCAGAGTGGGATCTCCATAACGTTGCTTTCCTTTTAATCCTGTCCCgctcttttggtttgtttttgctCCCACTTTtatccccgctcccccccccccccccccccccgccccaaatccAGATCCAGGGTAACATTTTTGCGGGCTTTGACGAGACCTTGCTGCGGGGTGCTGAGGCTCTGGCCGCTGTGGATATAGTATCGCAGAAAACCCACCCCTTCAAGCCGGATGCCACCTACCACACCATGAGCAGCGTGTCCTGTACTCCTACCTCGTCCTCCGTCCACCTGCACCACCCGTCCGTGCTGACCACGCaccatccccaccaccaccaccaccagccctcCCAGGGCCTGGACGGCGAGCTCCTGGACCACCTCAACTCTGCCCTCCCCCTCGGAGGGGTGCCGGGCCCGGACGTGGGCTCCACACCTTCGCACCCTCACTCCCACATGTCGGCTATCAACCACATGGCCCACCACTCCCAACCTATGAACATGTCCCACCCCCACGGCCTCGCTTCCCACGCCGTCATCTCCGGCCCCGAGACGGAGACGGACCCCCGGGAGCTGGAGTCCTTCGCCGAGCGGTTCAAGCAGCGGAGGATCAAGCTGGGGGTGACCCAGGCGGACGTGGGCTCCGCGTTGGCCAACCTGAAGATCCCGGGGGTGGGCTGCCTTAGCCAAAGCACAATCTGCAGGTTTGAGTCCCTCACCTTGTCCCACAACAACATGGTGGCCCTCAAGCCCATCCTGGAAGCGTGGCTGGAGGAGGCCGAGCGGGCCCAGAGGGAGAAAATGACCAAACCTGAGATCTACACGGGGGGTGACAAGAAACGCAAGCGTACCTCCATCGCTGCCCCCGAAAAGCGGTCGCTGGAGGCCTATTTTGCCGTGCAGCCGCGGCCCTCCTCGGAGAAAATCGCTGCCATCGCCGAGAAGTTAGACTTGAAGAAGAACGTGGTGCGGGTCTGGTTTTGCAATcagagacagaagcagaaaaggatgAAATTTTCTGCCACCTACTGAAGAAGGGGTTGGGAGGGCAGTGGTGGGGAgtgcctgcttcccccccccccccccccccccagcaactgGCCCACTGTGGtcctggcccccagcccctccaaaacgggcagggtttggggttgttggcttttttgtttgtttgtttaaaaaaaaaaatggggaaaaaaaaaaggaaaaataaacctaaaaaaGGGAAACCCGCCCAAAGCGAAGTGAACAGTTTGGTGCCTGCTCCTCACCCCCGGGCGAAGTGGCTGTGCTGTTATGACTGATACAGACTGCTTTTGTagataaaactggaaaaaaagatggagaaaaaagaaaagacaaaacaaaaggcCTAGGGGGGAGTTTTGGGGTGCTCGGAGTCAGGGCAGCAGCAGCGAGAGCCCGGCAGGTTTTTGTTGCAGCCCCCTTGCCCCTTCCCGGCTCGGCTGGGCAGATTGGGGCCGTGGTGCCCAGTCCTCCtcttctaaaaaattaaaaaaaaaaaagaaacaaataagaaagaaaacgaGCTCGAAGCCGCCCCGGACGGCTGTAAATACGGAGGTGCCGGCCCGTGCTCCCCGCGCTCGCTGCCAGGgtccccatgcacacacacgcacacacacgcacttGCATGGTTTTGTTCGCTCTCCCCTGTCCCCCAGCAAATCCATCGCATTTTTGCAATAACGTTTCTGTTTCTACCTCATCGGCTAAAttacaaaaacaggaaaaaaaaaaaaggattaaaaaaaaaagagaaaagaataaaagaaagaaagaaaaaaaaaatttggcacgTCCCTGGAGTCACCGTTTGTTCGGGGAAAAATggagatttattttgctttggtttcactcAAACTGTTCGATATCCGTATgatttcactgtttaaaaaaaaaaaaaaaaaaaaaaaaaaaaaaaaaagacaaaaccccctACGCTTCGACAATCAAGTCATTCGGGCTCACAGGAgcggcgcggccgcggcgggaCCGGCCCGGGGCAGCGGGGatgcccgggcagccccggccccggccctccgCGGGGGCGGCTGCCTTTGCAAATAGGGAACTCTGCACTTTCTAAGGCAAgaatactctttcttttttttttttttttttttttggctttgcatATTTAATAGAGAAATTTGCCTccgtttcccttttttttttttttcttctctccttttaaatTAAACGAGATTTCGTTTCGCTGTGTGTGTGCTGAATGAAATTTGGTGTCTGTGTACGCTgcagcatttcaaaataaatcatgCACGTTTTACCTCACCCTCCTGCCTCCTGGAGTTACTGCGGCCGCCGGGCACGGCTCCGGGgagaccccccccgccctccgccccccgaagcccctttttttcctccagcccaTCCCCGCCGCCTCCGGCCGCCGGCTCCCGTCGGAGCGTGGGGAAAGAAACGAAACGCGAGGAAAGGCGAGGACGGgaggggcagagctgcccttcctcgCCCCGGGAAGGAGCGGGGAGTGTGTGGGGGCTCCCCCCGAGAGAACTCCGCCGGGTTTCAGCCCCGCCGGCGGCTCAAGGTGGGGGGGCTGGAGCCGAGGGGGTGTTTTCGCCCCTTTCCCGGCGGAGACCAGCCCAAACTCGGGCTGTTTTGAAGCCCCCACGTGTGGGTCCCGGGGTGGGTTTTACTTTCAAGCCCGGACCATGCTCCCACGGACTAAATTCGTTGGCGGGGGTCGGGGGGAGCGcagcccgccccggccgggcTCTCCCGCAAACGATCGCGGGGACGGGCTGTGCCCCTCGCCCCCCGCTCCGCCTTCCCCGGGGGGGTCTCTCCAGGCAGCCTCTGTCACCTCCCCGGCCCTCACCGGGCTGCGACTTGAGACGGCTGAAAAAGGGATATTTTCACTGGCGTCTCGGCTCATCCTTGAGTTTCTTCTCCCGCAGCCGCTCGCATCGAAACCTCGCCCGGCCCGAACTTCAGCCCCTCGGCAGCGGGGGGAGCAGCCCCCCGGGCTGTCCCCTCTGTCCCGGGAGGGGGGGTGCGTGGAGAAAAAGAGGTgattttgttggttggttgggttggggtttttcgTTTGTTTTGTAACTTATccggggggaaaaaaataaataaatatccaaaGGCAAGgagccggggggagcggggggggggggggtgatgctgCGCCCCGATCGCGGGACGGAGCGGCTCCCCAAGCCGCAGATTTTACGGGGcggggggaattaaaaaaaaaacaaaacccaaactaaaacacCTGAAAAGAGGGAAAATCGTGCAGCGCCCGGAAAAACTGTCGGAGGAGCCGCTTCACCTGAGCGGGGGCaggctgggcagccctgcccgccctgcccgcgccGTGGGAACGGGGGCAGCACCCGGGCCCGGGCGACGgctccggggaggggggggcgacccgggcgggcccccccccccccccagcccgcacCTCCGCGGCCGCCCGGCTCTATTCCTGGGCGCTTCGCAAACCCCATCCCCGCCTTTGTTCTTTCGCTCCGTTCCTGTTTTTTCCATGAAGCGAAAAGCGCATTTTCATAAATAGACCTTGGCCAAGTGCTGGCGATGAAATTTTAATGAAGGCTGGATGCTGAGTGCTGCCCGGGGGGGCCTTGGAGAATCAGCTCCGCGCAGCATTAGCAGGGCCCTCTTCGTTCTCCCCAGCCCCCCCTTTCCCCGGCTCTCCCTCGCAGACATAACACGCTCCAGTCTGCCGCTGCTCCTGCCTCGCAgagccccccccggccgccccctcctCAAAGCCGAGAGCCCCAACCCTGCCTGGGCATGCAGCGAGGGGCGAGGGGCTCGCTGCTCCGGGCCGGGGTCGCTGCCCAGTGGCCGGTGCCGGCGGCTTCCCAGGTACCGCTCTGTCCCCTCTCTTAAAAGTTTGCGAAAGGGAGCGATGCAATATTTATCACCCGCGATCATAAAAAGGCGAGTCGGTTATTTTCCAGGCACAAATGCAAAGCGCTTGGGCAAATGCACGCTCGGCTCGGGAACTGGAGCGGAGCTGGGCCGCCCGGGGCTCCTCCGCGGGTGGGGAGCAAAGCCCCGGTCCCCGGACGGTGCTGCCGGCCGCCAGGTAAGGCGAGGGGGGTCCGGCCGGGGACTAGAGCAAATGATGGGGCAGCCCTGGACAATGAGCGTTGGGAGCCACGGCCAGCGGCTTCGGTGGCTGGGAAGGGCAGGCAGCGGCTCCGGGAGTGGTGATGAGGCCTGGCAAATTCATCACATACAGGGGACTGGGCAGGAGGGGCCAGGAGATTgatcctgctcctgctccagcagcacccgCTGGGCCCAGGTTGGGTGCGAGAGTCTGGGATGCATGGTGGGGTGGTCCGGGAGGAGGTCAAGAAGGGCCCCTTTTATGTCTCATTCCCTGCTCCTGAATAGCCACCTCCTGGGCACAGGTTGGGGAAAAGCTGCTGGTCCTTCTTGGCAGAAGGTCTGGGAGCCAGGACAGCCCCGGGACAGGTCCTAAACGTGGTCCTGAGTCTCGGCTTCTGTGTccggctcctgctgctgctcgcCAAGGTGCCAGGGTTGGGGAAAGGCTAGTGGGCAGGGGTGGTGAGGGAGCAGGAGCCCGTCCCAGGGGCTGCGGAGCTTTCTGGCTGTCCCTCTTCTGGGGCAGCATGTGAGGGTCTCGCCTCGAACGCTCAGGTCCAGGCTGGGCACCTAAAGGGAACCCAAGCCCCGCCAAATTCGTGCTCTGCAGCACACTTTGCCCAGGGTGAGGCTGGGGGAAAGTCCAGGGCAAGGACAGCAGGCAGAGCTTCGGAAGAAGAAGTCGTACACAGAGGTGTCATGGGCACGTGCACACTCGCTATTCCTGGAGTGCAAAGGACACCCCTGAACCATGACCCCAGAGCTAAAATAGCATTAAATGAAAGGAATGTTGATTGGACTGGACACTCAGGTCtcaccatttattttttcatttgaggtTTGATATGAGCTAGCCTTGAGATCAAACCTGTCGCTTTGGCAGCAGGTCCACCTCTAAGGGTATCTGCTCACCCACCACTGATGCTGGCCCAGAGCTCAAGGAGAAGGTGGCGGCCACCTTAGATGACTCGGTTCCTAATCTCCAAGCTGGTGGAATGGATGGGGTGGGCCAGgccttctcccttccccaacACTCCAGTCAGAAGATGGTGCACCTTGGGAACTCAAAAATGTCACACACAACTAATTCACCGGGGATTTGAGCCTTGGTAGAGATGCATTTGGGGTCTTCAAAGCAGGGGTGCACAGGTGAGTGTAGACCTCTAGGCACCAGTTATGGTCAATGAAGAGGAGCCAAGGAGTCAACAGTGCAGTTCATCTCTTTCTAACATCGACT from Accipiter gentilis chromosome 24, bAccGen1.1, whole genome shotgun sequence includes the following:
- the LOC126050124 gene encoding brain-specific homeobox/POU domain protein 3, which produces MMSMNSKQAFSMHPILHEPKYPHLHTSSEAIRRACLPAPQIQGNIFAGFDETLLRGAEALAAVDIVSQKTHPFKPDATYHTMSSVSCTPTSSSVHLHHPSVLTTHHPHHHHHQPSQGLDGELLDHLNSALPLGGVPGPDVGSTPSHPHSHMSAINHMAHHSQPMNMSHPHGLASHAVISGPETETDPRELESFAERFKQRRIKLGVTQADVGSALANLKIPGVGCLSQSTICRFESLTLSHNNMVALKPILEAWLEEAERAQREKMTKPEIYTGGDKKRKRTSIAAPEKRSLEAYFAVQPRPSSEKIAAIAEKLDLKKNVVRVWFCNQRQKQKRMKFSATY